The genomic interval ACTACGTGCTCGAAAACAAGGGCGTCTTCGACCGGAAACGCGAGGAGCGGATCGACGAGCTCCGCCGGACGCTGCACGTCACCGGACTCTCCCCCCGGCAGGAGTATGAAATCAACGCCCGGCTGTGCGACGAGTTCTGGAAATACAAACTCGACTCAGCCATCCGCTACGCCGAACGGAACCTCGCCATCGCCCGGCAACTGCACGACACGCCGGAGACCTACACCTCGGGGCTGCGGCTGGCACAGCTCTACTCCTTTTCCGGAAAGAGCGTCGAGGCGAAACGCATTTTGGACACTACCCGGCGGAAAACGCTGCCGACGCCTCTTCTGCCGCTCTATTACGAGACCTACAACCGTCTTTTCGGCCACTACGCCGCCATCAGCTACCAGAAGAAATACGACCGACAGGCGGCCCTGTACGGCGATTCGCTGATGATGGTGCTCGATCCCGCCTCCTACGCCTACCGCTCCAACCGGGCCGGACGGCTCATCGGCCAGGGCAGGCTCGACGAGGCGCAGTCGCTGCTTACCGAGTTGCTGGGAGAGATCGAGACGAACACGCCCCATTACGCCGAGATCACCTATGCGTTCGGCAGCCTCTTCCAGAAACGGCACGACGACCGGCTCGCCCTGAAATACTACCGTCTCTCGGCGATCGCCGACATCCGCAACGCCACCAAGGAGAACGCCTCCCTGCAAGCGCTCGCCCGGATGAGCTATGCCGCCGGCGACCTCTCCGACGCCTTCAAGTACGCGCAGGCCGCCATCGACGACGCACTGTTCAGCAACGTACAGTTCCGCACGGCGCAGATGGCCGAGTTCTACTCGATCATCAACGCCTCCTACCAGGCCAAGGAGGCGCGTTCGAAATCCACGCTGCAACACTACATGCTGCTCATCAGCCTTCTCTCGGTCGTCCTGGCCCTGCTGTTCGCCTACCTCTACAAGCAGCTCCGCAAACTGTCGCGGACCAAGGAGGAGCTTTCGCAGGCGAACCTCCGGCTGACGCAGCTCAACGACGAGCTGAACGACAAGAACGCACAGCTCTCGGACTCGAACGACCTCAAGGAGCAGTACATCGCCCGTTTCTTCGACCTCTGCTCGCTCTATATCGACAAGATGGACAGCTACCGGAAGACGCTGAACCGGCTGGCCCAGAACCGGCAGTTCGACGAGCTGTTCAAACGGCTGAAATCGACCTCGATGATGGAGAACGAGCTGGACGAACTCTACAAGAACTTCGACGCCATCTTCCTGAACCTCTACCCGACCTTCGTGGCGGATTTCAACTCGCTGCTCATCCCCGAGGAGCGGATCGCGCTCCGCCCGGGCGACCTGCTCAACAAGGAGCTGCGCATCTACGCCCTGCTGCGCATGGGAATCACCGACAGCGCCAAGATCGCCTCGTTCCTGCGCTGCTCGCTGAGCACCGTCTATAACTACCGGACCAAGATGCGCAACAAGGCCGCCCTGTCGCGGGAAAAATTCGAAAAAATGGTCTCGGAGATTGGAAACACGCCTGTCAAAGAGCCGCAATGAATCACAAATGATCTACATTTTCACGACATGATTTTTATATAAAAAACTTACAGTCAAAAATTTAATAAAACGAACAATCTACATTTTACGCTCCAATTTTCAAAACCTATACGGATTCGGATTAATTTTGTAAACGCGCGAAGCCCGGGAGGAACCCCGACCCTCTCCGAAAGCATCGCTCCGACGACTACTTATATTTAAATAAACCTTAAACCTACAAAATGAATCCTGTTAAGATCGGCCTGATCGGTTTCGGAAGAATGGGAGGTTTCTACCTCGACGAAATGCAGAAAAGCGGAAAATGGGATGTCGTATATATCTGCGACCTTTCGCCCGAATCCCGGGAGTTGGCGCATAAACTGGCTCCCGGAGCGAAAATCGTCTCCGACGAACAGGTGATTTTCGACGATCCCGAGGTCGAGGTCGTGGGGCTTTTCGCCCTGGCCGACTCCCGCAAGGAACAGATCGAAAAGGCCGTCGCCGCCGGGAAACACATCATTTCGGAAAAACCGATCGCCGAAAGCCCCGAAAAGGAGTGGCAGGCCGTGGAGCTGGCCGAAAAATCGCCCCTGCTCTCGACGGTGAACCTCTATCTGCGCAATTCCTGGTATCACAAGACCATCCGCAACTTCATCGCGCAGGGCGAGATCGGCGAGCTGGCGATCATCCGCGTCTGCCACATGACCCCGGGACTCGCACCCGGCGAGGGACACGAATACGAAGGTCCGGCCTTCCACGACTGCGGCATGCACTACGTGGACATCGCCCGCTGGTACGCCCGCTCGGAATACAAGACATGGAACGCGCAGGCGGTCCGCATGTGGAACTACAAGGACCCGTGGTGGCTCCAGTGCCACGGCACGTTCGAAAACGGCGTGGTGTTCGACATCACGCAGGGCCACGTCTACGGACAGCTGGCCAAGGACCAGACCCACAACTCCTACATCGACATCATCGGCACGAAGGGCATCGCCCGCATGACGCACGACTTCAAGACGGCCGTGGTCGAGCTGCACGGCGTGACGCAGACCCACCGGATCGAACGTCCGTTCGGAGGCAAGAACATCGACGTGCTGTGCGACCTGTTCGCCCAGTCGCTCGAAACGGGCGTGCGCAACGAGTCGCTGCCCTCCTTCCGCGACGCCGCGATCGCCTCGGAATACGCCTGGCGTTTCCTGCAGGACGCACGGACGCACGACATGCCGGCCATCGGCGACCTCGGCGAACTGGAGGAGATCCGCGACCGGCGGAGGACGATGAAAAACGGCTACGGACTGCTCCGCAAACGTGCCTGAAAGGCGAAGGCGGGGAGGCCCCGGGAATCCCGGCACGATTGACACAAAACGAGTATAAACCCCTAAAATTACAATTATGAACAATCTACTGTTTCTCGGCAACCTGGGCGCGGGTGAGATCATCGTCATCGCTCTGATCGTACTGCTGCTTTTCGGCGGCAAGAAGATTCCGGAACTGATGAAGGGCCTGGGCAAGGGCGTCCGCAGCTTCAAGGAGGGAGTGAACAATATCGAGAAGGATATTGAGAACACGACGGCCGACCAGGACAAGAAATAGGAGTCATCCCCAAATAACTAACTTAAACTCAAAAACCATGGCAAAGGAAATCTCAAGACGCAACTTCCTCAAAACGGGAGCTGCCGCCGCTCTCGGGCTGGCCGTCGTGCCCAGCACGGTATTAGGTAAGAAATTCGGCTACACCGCTCCCAGCGACAAGCTCAACATTCTGGGCGTCGGCATCGGCGGCCGCGGCGCGGCCGACCTGCAGGAAATGGAGAGCCAGAACATCATAGGTCTCTGCGACGTGGACTGGAAGTACGCCGACCACGTCTTCAAGCGCTATCCCGCAGCCAAGAAATACAACGACTACCGCCGCATGTACGACGAGCTGCTCAAGTCGGCCGATGCGGTGATGGTGGCCACGGCCGACCACACGCACGCGATCATCGCCGCCGAGGCCATGACCGCAGGCAAGCACGTTTACGTCGAGAAGCCGCTGACGCACTCGGTGTACGAGTCGCGCCTGCTGACCAAGCTGGCCGCCAAGCACAAGATCGCCACGCAGATGGGTAACCAGGGCGCGTCAGGCGAGGGCGTCCGCAAGGTCTGCGAGTGGATCTGGAACGGCGAGATCGGCGAAGTGACGCGTGTCGAAACCTTCACCGACCGTCCGATCTGGCCGCAGGGTCTGGCCCGTCCCGAGGGCGACATGCGCGTTCCGAAGACGATGAACTGGGAGGCATTCATCGGTCCGGCCGCCTTCCGCCCCTACAACGCCGCCTACACGCCGTGGAACTTCCGCGGATGGTGGGACTTCGGCACGGGCGCTTTGGGCGACATGGCCTGCCACATCCTGCACCCGGTGTTCAAGGCGCTCAAGCTGGGCTACCCGACGAAGGTCGAGGGCAGCTCGACGCTGCTTCTCTCGGATTCGGCCCCCTCGGCTCAGCGCGTGAAACTCACCTTCCCGGCCCGCGACAACATGCCGAAGGTCGGCATGCCCGAGGTGGAGGTGCACTGGTACGACGGCGGCCTGATGCCGACGCGTCCCGCAGGGCTGCCCGCAGGCAAGAACCTCAACGACGCCGGCGGCGCCGTGATCTTCTACGGTACGAAGGATACGCTCATCTGCGGCTGCTACGGCGTGAACCCCTATCTGGTTTCGGGCCGCGTGCCCAACGCCCCGAAGGTTTGCCGCGAAATCAAGGAGTCGCACCAGATGGACTGGGTGCGCGCCTGCAAGGAAGATCCCGAGGACCGCATCCCGTGCGCTTCGGACTTCAGCGAGGCCGGACCGTTCAACGAAATGGTCGCCATGGGCGTACTGGCCATCCGTCTGCAAGGCCTCAACCAGGTCCTCGACTGGGACGGCGAGAACATGCGCTTCACGAACATCCCGTCCGACGCCAAGGTGCGGTCGGTCATCAAGGACGGCTTCCACATCAAGGACGGACACCCGACCTTCGACAAGACGTGGACCGATCCGGTGGACGCCAACCAGTTCGCCGAGGAGCTCATCAAGCACACCTACCACAACGGCTACAAACTGCCCGACATGCCCCGCTAACGGCACGAAAACGAACGACAACACTAAAAATCAACCGAATATGAAAAAGATCATCTTATCTTCGACATGCGCAGCGCTCGCCCTGACGCTGGCATCCTGCGGTGGCAACGCCGGCAAGGCGAAGACCGCCGGCAACGACTCGGCCGCCGAGACCAAGGCCGCTCCCGCGGTTCCCGAATACACCGTGCTCAACAACCCGACGGTAGATCTCTCGACCTATCCCAAGGATAAGGACGGCTACTACGTGATCTTCGACGGCAAGACCTTCAACGGCTGGCGCGGCTACGGCAAGGACAAGGTGCCTTCGCGCTGGACGATCGACGACGGAGCCATCAAGTTCAACGGCTCGGGCGGCGGCGAAGCCCAGACGGGCGACGGCGGCGACCTGATCTTCGCGCACAAGTTCAAGAATTTCGAGCTCGAGCTCGAGTGGAAGGTGTCGAAGGGCGGTAACTCGGGCATTCTCTACCTCGCCCAGGAGGTCGCCACGACGAAGGACGGCAAGCAGCAGATCGAGCCGATCTACATCTCCAGCCCCGAGTATCAGGTGCTCGACAACGAGAACCATCCCGACGCCAAGCTGGGCGTGGACGGCAACCGCAAGTCGGCGTCGCTCTACGACATGATCCCGGCCGTTCCGCAGAACGCGAAGCCCTACGGCGAGTGGAACAAGGCCAAGATCATGGTCTATAAAGGCACCGTCGTACACGGACAGAACGACAAGAACGTCGTGGAGTACCACCTCTGGACTCCCCAGTGGACCGAGATGCTCGAGAACAGCAAGTTCAGCCCCGAGAAGTGGCCGCTGGCATTCGAGCTGCTGAACAACTGCGGAGGCGACAACCACGAGGGTTACATCGGATTCCAGGATCACGGCGACGACGTCTGGTTCCGCAACATCCGCGTAAAGATTCTCGACTAAAACCGCGAACGGCAGCCGCCAGCCGTCTCCCGTCCGCGGAACATTCCGGACGGGAGACGGCCCGGCGACCGCTTCCCGAAAACCGACCCGAACGATGAAAACGCAATTCATGGCACTCGGCCTGCTCGCGTGCGTCGCAGCCTTCGCGCCCGACGCCGCATCGGCCAAAAAGGCCCCCAAGAAAGACATAGCCATCCAGCTCTACTCCGTCCGCGACCTGATCGGCAGTTTTGGACAGAACCAGCACGACTACAAGAAGGTGCTGAAAGACCTCGCCGACATGGGCTACTCCTCCGTGGAGGCCGCCAGCTACAACGACGGCAAATTCTACGGACAGACGCCCGAACAGTTCAAGGCCGACGTCGAGGCCGTCGGCATGAAGGTACTCTCGTCGCACTGCACGCGCAACCTCTCGGACGAGGAGCTGGCGAGCGGCGACTTCTCGGAGTCCCTCAAGTGGTGGGACGAGTGCATCGCCGCCCACAAGGCCGCAGGCATGAAGTACCTCGTAACCCCCTCGATGCCCTTCCTCAAATCGCTCAAGGAGCTGCAGGTTTACTGCGACTACTTCAACGAGATCGGCAAGCGCTGCCGCGAGAACGGCATCAAGTACGGCTACCACAACCACGCCTTCGAATTCCAGAAGATCGAGGACCAGGTGATGCTGGAGTACATGATCCGGCACACCGATCCGGAGAACGTCCTCTTCGAGATGGACGTATATTGGGTGGTTATCGGCCAGAACAGCCCGGTGGACCTGTTCCACAAATACCCCGGACGGTTCAAGATGCTCCACATCAAGGACCTCCGTGAGATCGGACAGAGCGGCATGGTCGGTTTCGACGCCATCTTCCGCAATGCCGACGTCGCCGGCGTGGAGCAGATCGTCGTCGAAGTCGAGCAGTACAGCTACGACGTCGAGAAGAGCGTCAGGATGAGTCTGGACTACCTGATGGAGGCTCCCTTCGTCAAGGCATCCTACAGCAAGTAAATCCGGTCCGGCAGAGCGCATCTCCGGCTATCGGTCGGATAGCCGGAGATGTTGTTTTTCCGCCCGGAGTGTCCGCAGCGGCCCGCAAACGGGCGTGCAGACACCGCAAAAAACGCAATTTCCGCCGCCCGGAACCGGCCGGCGGAGCCAACCGAAACCCGCAAGAAAAGAATGGAAGACAAGGATATGACGTTCTGGGGACACCTCGAAGCGCTGCGCTGGGTGCTGATCCGCGTGGTGGCCGTCCTGTTCCTGTTCATGGTCGTCTGCTTCTGCGCCATGCCCTACCTGTTCGATCACATCGTACTGGCACCGACGACCGCCGATTTCCCGTTGTACCGCTGGCTCTCGAAACTGGGCAGTCTGGGCCCCTTCTTCCCCGACTTCAGCGACGACAACTACCATGTGGAGATCATCAACATCAACGTCGCCTCGCAATTCCTGACCCATATCAGCACGTCGTTCTGGTTCGCGCTGGTGCTCATGTTCCCCTACCTGGTCTTCGAAATCTGGCGGTTCGTGCAGCCCGCGCTGTTCGACGACGAGAAAAAGAACGTCGGCTGGGCCTTCGTCTTCGGCACGGGCATGTTCTTCCTGGGATGCGCCGTGGGCTACTGTCTGGTTTTCCCCTTCACGTTCCGCTTCCTCACGGAATACCAGCTCAGCACGACGATCGTCAATCAGATTTCGCTGACTTCCTATATGGGCAACTTCCTGATGCTCATATTCATCATGGGAATCGTCTTCGAACTGCCGCTGCTGGCGTGGCTTCTCTCCAAGATGGGACTCGTCACCAAGTCGTTCTTCAAGAAATACCGGCGGCACGCCGTCGTCGTCCTGCTGGTGCTCTCGGCCATCATCACCCCTTCGGGCGATCCGTTCACGCTGATGATCGTCTTCCTGCCGCTGTACCTGCTCTACGAGCTGGGCATCAAGTTCTCGCGGGACAAGGCGCCCGACGAGGCCTGACGCGGAATCCGTACATCGCGCCAAACGGCATGCCGCCGTGCACACGCACGGACGGCAGATCCCGGCCCGGACAACTATCCCGCCCGGCATGAAACACCCCCGCAGCCGTCATGGCTGCGGGGGTGTTCCGTCATCATATCATCGTCTTGTACTGCGAAGGCGACATGCCGGTATTGCGTTTGAAATAGCTGCCGAAGAAGGACTGGTTCGGAAAATTCAGATAGTAGGAGATCTCCTGTACGCTCATGTTCGAGTATTTGAGCAGCGTCTTGGCCTCGAGAATCACGTAGCTGTCGATCCATTCCGAGACGGATTTGCCGCTGATCTGCTTGATGAGCGTCGTGAGGTACTTGGGCGTGATGCAGAGCTTCCGGGCATAGAATCCGACGCTGCGCTCCTCCTTGTAGTGTTCGCCGAGCAACTGCATGAACTGCCGGAAATACTCCTCGG from Alistipes dispar carries:
- a CDS encoding DUF6377 domain-containing protein, whose amino-acid sequence is MGECLAVLFSLSALPACEQPETRTLAGELDYVLENKGVFDRKREERIDELRRTLHVTGLSPRQEYEINARLCDEFWKYKLDSAIRYAERNLAIARQLHDTPETYTSGLRLAQLYSFSGKSVEAKRILDTTRRKTLPTPLLPLYYETYNRLFGHYAAISYQKKYDRQAALYGDSLMMVLDPASYAYRSNRAGRLIGQGRLDEAQSLLTELLGEIETNTPHYAEITYAFGSLFQKRHDDRLALKYYRLSAIADIRNATKENASLQALARMSYAAGDLSDAFKYAQAAIDDALFSNVQFRTAQMAEFYSIINASYQAKEARSKSTLQHYMLLISLLSVVLALLFAYLYKQLRKLSRTKEELSQANLRLTQLNDELNDKNAQLSDSNDLKEQYIARFFDLCSLYIDKMDSYRKTLNRLAQNRQFDELFKRLKSTSMMENELDELYKNFDAIFLNLYPTFVADFNSLLIPEERIALRPGDLLNKELRIYALLRMGITDSAKIASFLRCSLSTVYNYRTKMRNKAALSREKFEKMVSEIGNTPVKEPQ
- a CDS encoding sugar phosphate isomerase/epimerase family protein — translated: MKTQFMALGLLACVAAFAPDAASAKKAPKKDIAIQLYSVRDLIGSFGQNQHDYKKVLKDLADMGYSSVEAASYNDGKFYGQTPEQFKADVEAVGMKVLSSHCTRNLSDEELASGDFSESLKWWDECIAAHKAAGMKYLVTPSMPFLKSLKELQVYCDYFNEIGKRCRENGIKYGYHNHAFEFQKIEDQVMLEYMIRHTDPENVLFEMDVYWVVIGQNSPVDLFHKYPGRFKMLHIKDLREIGQSGMVGFDAIFRNADVAGVEQIVVEVEQYSYDVEKSVRMSLDYLMEAPFVKASYSK
- a CDS encoding Gfo/Idh/MocA family protein, yielding MNPVKIGLIGFGRMGGFYLDEMQKSGKWDVVYICDLSPESRELAHKLAPGAKIVSDEQVIFDDPEVEVVGLFALADSRKEQIEKAVAAGKHIISEKPIAESPEKEWQAVELAEKSPLLSTVNLYLRNSWYHKTIRNFIAQGEIGELAIIRVCHMTPGLAPGEGHEYEGPAFHDCGMHYVDIARWYARSEYKTWNAQAVRMWNYKDPWWLQCHGTFENGVVFDITQGHVYGQLAKDQTHNSYIDIIGTKGIARMTHDFKTAVVELHGVTQTHRIERPFGGKNIDVLCDLFAQSLETGVRNESLPSFRDAAIASEYAWRFLQDARTHDMPAIGDLGELEEIRDRRRTMKNGYGLLRKRA
- a CDS encoding Gfo/Idh/MocA family protein, yielding MAKEISRRNFLKTGAAAALGLAVVPSTVLGKKFGYTAPSDKLNILGVGIGGRGAADLQEMESQNIIGLCDVDWKYADHVFKRYPAAKKYNDYRRMYDELLKSADAVMVATADHTHAIIAAEAMTAGKHVYVEKPLTHSVYESRLLTKLAAKHKIATQMGNQGASGEGVRKVCEWIWNGEIGEVTRVETFTDRPIWPQGLARPEGDMRVPKTMNWEAFIGPAAFRPYNAAYTPWNFRGWWDFGTGALGDMACHILHPVFKALKLGYPTKVEGSSTLLLSDSAPSAQRVKLTFPARDNMPKVGMPEVEVHWYDGGLMPTRPAGLPAGKNLNDAGGAVIFYGTKDTLICGCYGVNPYLVSGRVPNAPKVCREIKESHQMDWVRACKEDPEDRIPCASDFSEAGPFNEMVAMGVLAIRLQGLNQVLDWDGENMRFTNIPSDAKVRSVIKDGFHIKDGHPTFDKTWTDPVDANQFAEELIKHTYHNGYKLPDMPR
- a CDS encoding 3-keto-disaccharide hydrolase; its protein translation is MKKIILSSTCAALALTLASCGGNAGKAKTAGNDSAAETKAAPAVPEYTVLNNPTVDLSTYPKDKDGYYVIFDGKTFNGWRGYGKDKVPSRWTIDDGAIKFNGSGGGEAQTGDGGDLIFAHKFKNFELELEWKVSKGGNSGILYLAQEVATTKDGKQQIEPIYISSPEYQVLDNENHPDAKLGVDGNRKSASLYDMIPAVPQNAKPYGEWNKAKIMVYKGTVVHGQNDKNVVEYHLWTPQWTEMLENSKFSPEKWPLAFELLNNCGGDNHEGYIGFQDHGDDVWFRNIRVKILD
- a CDS encoding Sec-independent protein translocase subunit TatA/TatB, with amino-acid sequence MNNLLFLGNLGAGEIIVIALIVLLLFGGKKIPELMKGLGKGVRSFKEGVNNIEKDIENTTADQDKK
- the tatC gene encoding twin-arginine translocase subunit TatC, with the translated sequence MEDKDMTFWGHLEALRWVLIRVVAVLFLFMVVCFCAMPYLFDHIVLAPTTADFPLYRWLSKLGSLGPFFPDFSDDNYHVEIININVASQFLTHISTSFWFALVLMFPYLVFEIWRFVQPALFDDEKKNVGWAFVFGTGMFFLGCAVGYCLVFPFTFRFLTEYQLSTTIVNQISLTSYMGNFLMLIFIMGIVFELPLLAWLLSKMGLVTKSFFKKYRRHAVVVLLVLSAIITPSGDPFTLMIVFLPLYLLYELGIKFSRDKAPDEA